A window from Ramlibacter pinisoli encodes these proteins:
- a CDS encoding AI-2E family transporter, which produces MQFTPTQKRVATWALIALLSVLVLRALGPVLTPFVVGSVLAYALTPLVDRLEARGRLPRAVAAVVVELLFVLALVSLFFMVVPILAKEIPLMRDQLPALFDWLDATVRPWLAQFGIHVALDVASLKAQILRYLEVNYEEALLHLLSSLKVGGSLAFTLLFNAVLIPVALFYLLLDWDRFVVRVLELVPPRARPGVDSFSHEADQVLGQYLRGQLLVMLIMAVFYSVGLALFGLDLALPIGIFTGLAMFVPYLGFGIGLVLALLAGLLQFASAKALVMVAVVYGAGQLVEGFYFTPRLVGERIGLHPLAVIFALLAFAQVFGFVGVLVALPASAVLLVAIRRVRSGYLASRLYQG; this is translated from the coding sequence ATGCAATTCACACCCACCCAGAAACGTGTCGCCACCTGGGCGCTGATCGCGCTGCTGTCAGTGCTGGTGCTGCGGGCGCTGGGGCCGGTGCTGACGCCGTTCGTGGTCGGCTCGGTGCTGGCCTATGCGCTCACGCCGCTGGTCGACCGGCTCGAGGCCCGGGGCCGGCTGCCGCGCGCGGTGGCGGCGGTGGTGGTCGAATTGCTGTTCGTGCTGGCGCTGGTCTCGCTGTTCTTCATGGTGGTGCCCATCCTGGCCAAGGAAATCCCGCTGATGCGCGACCAGCTGCCGGCCCTGTTCGACTGGCTGGATGCCACGGTGCGGCCCTGGCTGGCGCAGTTCGGCATCCACGTCGCGCTGGACGTGGCCAGCCTCAAGGCCCAGATCCTGCGATACCTGGAGGTCAACTACGAGGAGGCCCTGCTGCACCTGCTGTCCTCGCTCAAGGTCGGCGGCAGCCTGGCCTTCACGCTGCTGTTCAACGCGGTCCTGATCCCGGTGGCGCTGTTCTACCTGCTGCTCGACTGGGACCGCTTCGTGGTCCGCGTGCTGGAGCTGGTGCCGCCGCGGGCGCGCCCGGGCGTCGATTCGTTCTCGCACGAGGCCGACCAGGTGCTCGGCCAGTACCTGCGCGGCCAGCTGCTGGTGATGCTGATCATGGCGGTGTTCTATTCGGTCGGCCTCGCGCTGTTCGGCCTCGACCTGGCGCTGCCCATCGGCATCTTCACCGGGCTGGCGATGTTCGTGCCCTACCTGGGCTTCGGCATCGGGCTGGTGCTGGCCCTGCTGGCCGGGCTGCTGCAGTTCGCCTCGGCCAAGGCCCTGGTGATGGTGGCGGTCGTCTACGGCGCCGGGCAGCTGGTGGAGGGCTTCTATTTCACGCCGCGGCTGGTGGGCGAGCGCATCGGGCTGCACCCGCTGGCCGTCATCTTCGCGCTGCTCGCGTTCGCCCAGGTGTTCGGTTTCGTCGGCGTGCTGGTGGCGCTGCCGGCCAGCGCCGTGCTGCTGGTCGCCATCCGGCGCGTGCGATCGGGTTACCTGGCAAGCCGCCTTTACCAAGGATGA
- the purM gene encoding phosphoribosylformylglycinamidine cyclo-ligase, producing the protein MSHSPLSYKDAGVDIDAGDALVERIKPLARKTMRDGVLAGIGGFGALFEVPKRYKEPVLVSGTDGVGTKLKLAFEWGMHDTVGIDLVAMSVNDVLVQGAEPLFFLDYFACGKLDVDTAARVVGGIARGCELSGCALIGGETAEMPGMYPAGEYDLAGFAVGAVEKSKILTGRDVRPGDVVLGLASSGVHSNGFSLVRKCIERAGAALPATLDGQPFRDAVMAPTRLYVKPVLAALAQHPIKALAHITGGGLLENIPRVLPEGTAAHLRAGSWPRSELFAWLQQTAGISDFEMNRTFNNGIGMVVVVAAAEAQATAATLRAQGETVHEIGAIAARGDGAPVVVA; encoded by the coding sequence ATGAGCCACTCTCCCCTCTCGTACAAGGATGCCGGCGTCGACATCGATGCCGGCGACGCGCTGGTCGAGCGCATCAAGCCGCTGGCCAGGAAAACCATGCGCGACGGCGTGCTGGCCGGCATCGGCGGCTTCGGCGCCCTGTTCGAGGTGCCCAAGCGCTACAAGGAGCCGGTGCTGGTGAGCGGCACCGACGGCGTGGGCACCAAGCTCAAGCTCGCGTTCGAGTGGGGCATGCACGACACGGTGGGCATCGACCTGGTGGCCATGAGCGTCAACGACGTGCTGGTGCAGGGCGCCGAGCCGCTGTTCTTCCTCGACTACTTCGCCTGCGGCAAGCTCGACGTGGACACGGCCGCCCGCGTGGTCGGCGGCATCGCGCGCGGCTGCGAGCTGTCGGGCTGCGCCCTCATCGGCGGCGAGACGGCCGAGATGCCCGGCATGTACCCGGCCGGCGAGTACGACCTGGCCGGCTTTGCCGTCGGCGCGGTCGAGAAGTCGAAGATCCTCACCGGCCGCGACGTGCGGCCGGGCGACGTGGTGCTGGGGCTGGCCTCCAGCGGCGTGCATTCGAACGGCTTCTCCCTGGTGCGCAAGTGCATCGAGCGGGCCGGCGCCGCCCTGCCCGCCACGCTGGACGGGCAGCCGTTCCGCGATGCCGTGATGGCGCCCACCCGCCTGTACGTCAAGCCGGTACTGGCAGCGCTGGCGCAGCACCCGATCAAGGCGCTGGCCCACATCACCGGCGGCGGCCTGCTGGAGAACATCCCGCGCGTGCTGCCCGAAGGCACGGCGGCCCACCTGCGCGCCGGCAGCTGGCCGCGCAGCGAGCTGTTCGCCTGGCTGCAGCAGACGGCCGGCATCTCCGACTTCGAGATGAACCGCACCTTCAACAACGGCATCGGCATGGTGGTGGTGGTCGCCGCCGCCGAGGCCCAGGCGACCGCCGCCACGCTGCGCGCGCAGGGCGAGACCGTGCACGAGATCGGCGCCATCGCGGCGCGCGGCGACGGCGCCCCGGTCGTCGTCGCCTGA
- a CDS encoding MFS transporter, translating to MGTGSGAPAPRLPRAIWALGFVSLLMDVSSELIHSLLPVFMVTTLGTSMLAVGLVEGVAEATALIVKVFSGALSDHLGRRKPLALLGYGLGALSKPLFALASTTGMVVTARLVDRIGKGIRGAPRDALVADLAPPAMRGAAFGLRQSLDTVGAFLGPVLAIGLMLLWADDFRAVFWVAVIPAVLCVALLVVGVREPEPRGGPRRSNPIRRDNLRQLSGAYWWVVAVGAVFTLARFSEAFLVLRAQQGGLPVAWAPAVLIAMNVVYAAGAYPFGRLADRLDQRLLLAAGLLLLVVSDLLLAAAGAGPLLWAGIVLWGLHMAMTQGLLATMVAATAPEHLRGTAFGLFNLASGVALLVASALAGWLWDRWGPATTFLAGAAFSVLALAGLLARRRPA from the coding sequence ATGGGGACCGGGTCCGGCGCCCCCGCCCCCCGCCTGCCCCGCGCCATCTGGGCGCTGGGCTTCGTCAGCCTGCTGATGGACGTCTCGTCCGAGCTGATCCACAGCCTGCTGCCGGTCTTCATGGTCACCACGCTGGGCACCAGCATGCTGGCGGTCGGGCTGGTCGAAGGCGTGGCCGAGGCCACCGCGCTCATCGTCAAGGTCTTCTCGGGCGCGCTGTCCGACCACCTCGGGCGCCGCAAGCCGCTCGCCTTGCTGGGCTACGGCCTGGGCGCACTCTCCAAGCCCCTGTTCGCACTGGCCAGCACCACCGGGATGGTGGTGACGGCCCGCCTGGTCGACCGCATCGGCAAGGGCATCCGGGGCGCGCCGCGTGACGCGCTGGTGGCCGACCTGGCACCGCCGGCGATGCGCGGCGCCGCCTTCGGCCTGCGCCAGTCGCTGGACACCGTCGGCGCCTTCCTCGGCCCGGTGCTGGCGATCGGGCTGATGCTGCTGTGGGCGGACGACTTCCGGGCCGTGTTCTGGGTCGCGGTCATCCCGGCCGTGCTGTGCGTGGCGCTGCTGGTGGTGGGGGTGCGCGAGCCCGAGCCCCGCGGCGGCCCGCGCCGCTCCAACCCGATCCGGCGCGACAACCTGCGCCAGCTGTCGGGCGCCTACTGGTGGGTGGTGGCGGTCGGCGCGGTGTTCACGCTGGCCCGCTTTTCCGAGGCCTTCCTGGTGCTGCGCGCGCAGCAGGGCGGACTGCCGGTCGCCTGGGCGCCCGCGGTGCTGATCGCCATGAACGTGGTCTACGCGGCCGGCGCCTACCCGTTCGGCCGCCTGGCCGACCGGCTCGACCAGCGCCTGCTGCTCGCCGCCGGCCTGCTGCTGCTGGTGGTCTCGGACCTGCTGCTGGCGGCGGCCGGGGCCGGGCCGCTGCTGTGGGCCGGGATCGTGCTGTGGGGCCTGCACATGGCGATGACCCAGGGCTTGCTGGCCACCATGGTGGCGGCCACGGCGCCGGAGCACCTGCGCGGCACCGCCTTCGGCCTGTTCAACCTGGCCAGTGGCGTGGCGCTGCTGGTGGCCAGCGCGCTGGCGGGCTGGCTGTGGGACCGCTGGGGGCCGGCCACCACCTTCCTGGCCGGCGCCGCCTTCAGCGTGCTGGCGCTGGCCGGGCTGCTGGCGCGGCGCCGGCCGGCGTGA
- a CDS encoding SirB1 family protein — MALNLEVPSTLDYFRTLVQDDDHFPLLEAAACIAQDEYPDLDVQQVLGDVDQLLARLKRRLPADAAPLQRLRALNQFFFRDLSFGGNVNDYCDPDNSYLNVVLRTRRGIQISLAILWIELAQGLGLHARGVCFPGHFMVKVNLPKGQVVIDPFTGQSLSREELSERLEPYKRRSGLIDDFEVPLGLYLQAAPPRDVIARMLRNLKEIHRAQEDWQRLIAVQDRLLILLPDAWAEYRDRGLAHAEQGHAALAVLDLETYLIHAQDSLDIDAIADRVADLRRAQNS; from the coding sequence ATGGCGCTGAACCTCGAAGTCCCGAGCACGCTGGACTACTTCCGTACTCTGGTCCAGGACGACGACCATTTCCCGCTGCTCGAGGCAGCCGCCTGCATCGCCCAGGACGAATATCCCGACCTCGACGTCCAGCAGGTCCTCGGCGACGTCGACCAGCTGCTCGCCCGCCTGAAACGCCGCCTGCCGGCCGACGCCGCCCCGCTGCAGCGGCTGCGCGCGCTCAACCAGTTCTTCTTCCGAGACCTCTCGTTCGGCGGCAACGTCAACGACTACTGCGACCCCGACAACAGCTACCTCAACGTCGTGCTGCGCACGCGGCGCGGCATCCAGATCTCGCTGGCCATCCTGTGGATCGAGCTGGCCCAGGGGCTGGGACTGCATGCGCGTGGCGTGTGCTTCCCGGGGCACTTCATGGTCAAGGTGAACCTGCCCAAGGGCCAGGTCGTCATCGATCCGTTCACCGGCCAGTCGCTGTCGCGCGAGGAATTGTCCGAACGCCTCGAGCCGTACAAGCGGCGCAGCGGGCTGATCGACGACTTCGAGGTGCCGCTCGGGCTGTACCTGCAGGCAGCGCCGCCGCGCGACGTCATCGCCCGCATGCTGCGCAACCTCAAGGAGATCCACCGCGCCCAGGAGGACTGGCAGCGGCTCATCGCCGTCCAGGACCGCCTGCTCATCCTGCTGCCGGACGCCTGGGCCGAGTACCGCGACCGCGGCCTCGCGCATGCCGAGCAGGGCCACGCCGCGCTGGCCGTGCTCGACCTCGAGACCTACCTCATCCACGCGCAGGATTCGCTCGACATCGACGCCATCGCCGACCGCGTGGCCGACCTGCGCCGCGCCCAGAACAGCTAG
- the murJ gene encoding murein biosynthesis integral membrane protein MurJ, with product MSLFKAASTVSALTLASRITGLLRDLLMAAFFGASALTDAFNVAFRIPNLFRRLFGEGAFSQAFVPALAHTREQRGEEVTRVLVDHVATVLAWVLLATCALGVLAAPLLVYALASGLQQEPRAFEAGVVMTRWMFPYIGFMSLVALSAGILNTWKRFAVPAATPVLLNLAMILAAWFGAPWFRSLGIEPIYAMAGGVMVGGVLQLAVQVPALRRIGLLPHIGLTWSRLKAAWADPGVRQIVGMMGPALLGVSVAQISLLINTQIASHLPSGSVTWLFYADRLMEFPTAMLGVALGVVLMPQLASARGAGDADRYSAMLDWGLRLVVLLAMPASVALLVFAQPLVATLFHYGAFRDADVLQVSVALGAYGVGLMGLVGIKVLAPGFYASQDMKTPVRIAVAVLVLTQLMNLAFVPLFRHAGLALSIGLGALLNAGWLLLGLRRRGSWTPSPGWWRFLLQVVAATVLLTLFLLWGASSFSWIGLRAEPLHRAALLAGLLVAAAAIYFAALWAAGLQLRQFVTRW from the coding sequence GTGAGCCTGTTCAAAGCCGCTTCCACGGTCTCCGCGCTGACGCTGGCCTCTCGCATCACCGGGCTCCTGCGCGACCTGCTGATGGCCGCCTTCTTCGGTGCCAGCGCGCTGACCGACGCGTTCAACGTCGCGTTCCGCATCCCCAACCTGTTCCGGCGCCTGTTCGGCGAGGGAGCCTTCAGCCAGGCCTTCGTGCCGGCGCTGGCGCACACCCGCGAGCAGCGCGGCGAGGAGGTCACCCGGGTCCTGGTCGACCACGTGGCCACCGTGCTGGCCTGGGTGCTCCTGGCCACCTGCGCGCTGGGAGTGCTGGCCGCGCCGCTGCTGGTCTATGCGCTGGCCAGCGGCCTGCAGCAGGAGCCGCGCGCGTTCGAGGCCGGCGTCGTCATGACGCGCTGGATGTTCCCCTACATCGGCTTCATGTCGCTGGTGGCGCTGTCGGCCGGCATCCTCAACACCTGGAAACGTTTTGCCGTGCCGGCCGCGACGCCCGTGCTGCTGAACCTGGCGATGATCCTCGCCGCCTGGTTCGGCGCACCCTGGTTCCGGTCGCTGGGCATCGAGCCGATCTACGCCATGGCGGGCGGCGTGATGGTCGGCGGTGTCCTGCAACTCGCCGTGCAAGTGCCGGCGCTGCGCCGCATCGGCCTGCTGCCGCACATCGGGCTCACCTGGTCGCGGTTGAAGGCCGCCTGGGCCGATCCCGGCGTGCGCCAGATCGTCGGCATGATGGGCCCGGCGCTGCTGGGCGTCAGCGTCGCCCAGATCTCGCTGCTGATCAACACCCAGATCGCCTCGCACCTGCCCAGCGGCAGCGTCACCTGGCTGTTCTATGCCGACCGGCTGATGGAGTTCCCGACCGCCATGCTGGGCGTCGCGCTCGGCGTGGTGCTCATGCCCCAGCTCGCGTCGGCGCGTGGGGCCGGCGACGCCGATCGCTACTCGGCCATGCTCGACTGGGGGCTGCGGCTGGTGGTGCTGCTGGCCATGCCGGCGTCGGTCGCGCTGCTGGTCTTCGCGCAGCCGCTGGTGGCGACCCTGTTCCACTACGGTGCCTTCCGCGACGCCGACGTCCTGCAGGTGTCCGTCGCCCTCGGTGCCTACGGCGTCGGCCTGATGGGGCTGGTCGGCATCAAGGTGCTGGCACCGGGTTTCTATGCCAGCCAGGACATGAAGACGCCCGTGCGCATCGCCGTGGCCGTGCTGGTTCTCACGCAACTGATGAATCTTGCGTTCGTGCCGCTGTTCCGCCATGCCGGACTGGCGCTGTCGATCGGCCTGGGCGCGTTGCTCAATGCGGGCTGGTTGCTGCTGGGCTTGCGTCGGCGCGGCAGCTGGACGCCCTCGCCGGGCTGGTGGCGCTTCCTGCTGCAGGTGGTCGCCGCCACCGTGCTGCTCACGCTGTTCCTCCTCTGGGGCGCGAGCAGCTTCTCCTGGATCGGGCTGCGCGCCGAGCCGCTGCACCGCGCGGCCCTGCTGGCCGGGCTGCTGGTCGCCGCCGCCGCCATCTACTTCGCCGCGCTCTGGGCCGCAGGCTTGCAACTGAGGCAATTCGTCACGCGCTGGTAA
- the rpsT gene encoding 30S ribosomal protein S20, producing MASAKPKKKNPRLASGRKRARQDVKLNAANTSLRSKYRTAVKNVEKAVAAGDKAKATDLFAKAQSIVDIVADKGIFHKNKASRDKSRLAAKVKSLATAQAAA from the coding sequence ATGGCATCTGCCAAACCCAAGAAGAAGAACCCGCGCCTGGCGTCGGGCCGCAAACGCGCCCGCCAGGACGTCAAGCTGAACGCCGCGAACACCTCGCTGCGCTCGAAGTACCGCACCGCCGTGAAGAACGTCGAGAAGGCCGTCGCCGCTGGCGACAAGGCCAAGGCGACCGACCTCTTCGCGAAGGCCCAGAGCATCGTCGACATCGTCGCCGACAAGGGCATCTTCCACAAGAACAAGGCCTCGCGCGACAAGAGCCGCCTCGCGGCAAAGGTCAAGTCGCTGGCCACGGCGCAAGCCGCCGCCTGA
- a CDS encoding DUF3579 domain-containing protein — protein MVSSSTREILILGITRDGRTFRPSDWAERLAGVMSPFRPGGAQPGSHLSYSPWCVPRTAEGVKAVVVHSDLRAHDVMAWDFVMNFARDNDLQVRDIEG, from the coding sequence ATGGTCTCCAGCAGCACCAGAGAAATCCTCATCCTGGGCATCACCCGTGATGGCCGCACCTTCCGGCCGAGCGATTGGGCCGAGCGGCTGGCGGGCGTGATGAGCCCGTTCCGGCCGGGCGGCGCGCAGCCCGGCAGCCACCTCAGCTATTCCCCCTGGTGCGTGCCGCGCACCGCCGAGGGCGTGAAGGCCGTCGTGGTCCACAGCGACCTGCGCGCCCACGACGTCATGGCCTGGGATTTCGTGATGAACTTCGCCCGCGACAACGACCTGCAGGTGCGCGACATCGAAGGCTGA
- a CDS encoding aspartate aminotransferase family protein, translated as MALIEPASPHVMNTYGRVPVALSHGQGVRVWDVNGKSYLDALAGIAVNTLGHNHPRLVPALQDQVAKLIHSSNYYHVPGQEQLAAKLTQLAGMTNAFFCCTGLEANEAAIKLARKFGHDKGIERPQIVVYEKAFHGRSIATLSATGNEKVQKGFGPLVEGFIRVPLNDIAALRAATQGNKDVVAVFFETIQGEGGINPMRIDYLQQVRKLCDENDWLLMIDEVQCGMGRTGKWFAHQWAGIVPDVMPLAKGLGSGVPIGAVVAGPRAAGIFQPGNHGTTFGGNPLAMRAGIETIRIMEEDGLLENAASIGGFIREALARELGGLPGVREIRGQGLMIGMELDRPCSVLVNRAADAGLLISVTADTVVRLLPPLIYTRADAQECLDILVPLVRAFLAE; from the coding sequence ATGGCCCTGATCGAGCCCGCGTCGCCCCACGTGATGAACACCTACGGCCGCGTGCCCGTGGCCCTGTCGCACGGCCAGGGCGTGCGCGTGTGGGATGTCAACGGCAAGTCCTACCTCGACGCCCTGGCGGGCATCGCGGTCAACACGCTGGGCCACAACCACCCCCGGCTGGTGCCGGCCCTGCAGGACCAGGTGGCGAAGCTCATCCATTCGAGCAACTACTACCACGTGCCCGGGCAGGAGCAGCTGGCCGCCAAGCTCACGCAGCTGGCCGGCATGACCAACGCCTTCTTCTGCTGCACCGGGCTGGAGGCCAACGAGGCCGCGATCAAGCTGGCACGCAAGTTCGGCCACGACAAGGGCATCGAGCGGCCGCAGATCGTGGTCTACGAGAAGGCTTTCCACGGCCGCAGCATCGCCACCCTGTCGGCCACCGGCAACGAGAAGGTGCAGAAGGGCTTCGGGCCGCTGGTCGAGGGCTTCATCCGGGTGCCGCTCAACGACATCGCCGCGCTGCGCGCCGCGACCCAGGGCAACAAGGACGTGGTGGCGGTGTTCTTCGAGACCATCCAGGGCGAGGGCGGCATCAACCCGATGCGCATCGACTACCTGCAGCAGGTTCGCAAGCTGTGCGACGAGAACGACTGGCTGCTGATGATCGACGAGGTGCAGTGCGGCATGGGCCGCACCGGCAAGTGGTTCGCCCACCAGTGGGCCGGCATCGTGCCGGACGTGATGCCGCTGGCCAAGGGCCTGGGTTCGGGCGTGCCGATCGGCGCGGTGGTGGCGGGCCCGCGCGCCGCCGGCATCTTCCAGCCCGGCAACCACGGCACCACCTTCGGCGGCAACCCGCTCGCCATGCGGGCGGGCATCGAGACCATCCGCATCATGGAGGAGGACGGCCTGCTGGAGAACGCCGCCAGCATCGGCGGCTTCATCCGCGAGGCGCTGGCGCGCGAACTCGGCGGCCTGCCGGGCGTGCGGGAGATCCGCGGCCAGGGCCTGATGATCGGCATGGAGCTCGATCGCCCCTGCTCGGTGCTGGTGAACCGGGCCGCCGACGCCGGGCTGCTGATCAGCGTCACCGCCGACACGGTGGTGCGCCTGCTGCCGCCCCTGATCTACACCCGCGCCGACGCCCAGGAGTGCCTGGACATCCTGGTCCCGCTGGTGAGGGCTTTCCTGGCGGAGTGA
- the argF gene encoding ornithine carbamoyltransferase, with the protein MPIQHYLQFTDLTAGEYAWLFERAAVIKRKFKAYEKYHPLADRTLAMIFEKASTRTRVSFEAGMYQLGGSVVHLTTGDSQLGRAEPIEDSAKVISRMVDLVMIRTFGQDKIERFAAHSRVPVINGLTNEFHPCQILADIFTFQEHRGSIRGKVVAWVGDGNNMANTWLQAAELLGFTVHLSTPSGYEVDQAVAGVRSRDSYKVFKDPMDACRGADLVTTDVWTSMGYEAENEARRKAFADWCVDEDMMKVARPDALFMHCLPAHRGEEVAAEVIDGTQSVVWDEAENRMHVQKALMEYLLLGKVSG; encoded by the coding sequence ATGCCGATCCAGCACTACCTGCAGTTCACCGACCTCACGGCCGGCGAGTACGCCTGGCTGTTCGAGCGTGCGGCCGTCATCAAGCGCAAGTTCAAGGCCTACGAGAAGTACCACCCGCTGGCCGACCGCACGCTGGCGATGATTTTCGAGAAGGCCTCGACCCGCACCCGGGTGAGCTTCGAGGCCGGCATGTACCAGCTGGGCGGCAGCGTGGTGCACCTGACCACCGGCGACAGCCAGCTGGGCCGCGCCGAGCCGATCGAGGACAGCGCCAAGGTGATCAGCCGCATGGTCGACCTGGTGATGATCCGCACCTTCGGCCAGGACAAGATCGAGCGCTTCGCGGCGCACTCGCGCGTGCCGGTGATCAACGGCCTGACCAACGAATTCCACCCCTGCCAGATCCTGGCCGACATCTTCACCTTCCAGGAGCACCGCGGCTCCATCCGGGGCAAGGTGGTCGCCTGGGTCGGCGACGGCAACAACATGGCCAACACCTGGCTGCAGGCCGCCGAGCTGCTGGGGTTCACCGTGCACCTGAGCACGCCCAGCGGCTACGAGGTCGACCAGGCGGTGGCCGGCGTGCGCAGCCGCGACAGCTACAAGGTGTTCAAGGACCCGATGGACGCCTGCCGCGGCGCCGACCTGGTGACCACCGACGTCTGGACCAGCATGGGCTACGAGGCCGAGAACGAGGCCCGCCGCAAGGCCTTCGCCGACTGGTGCGTCGACGAGGACATGATGAAGGTGGCCCGCCCCGACGCCCTGTTCATGCACTGCCTGCCCGCCCACCGCGGCGAGGAAGTGGCCGCCGAGGTGATCGACGGCACCCAGTCGGTGGTGTGGGACGAGGCCGAGAACCGGATGCACGTGCAGAAGGCACTCATGGAGTACCTGCTGCTCGGCAAGGTGTCGGGCTGA
- a CDS encoding YkgJ family cysteine cluster protein, with translation MSEPHPCLSCGACCASYRVDFAVYELDDMGGHVPAGLAVEVNGSTCRMRGTDHVPIRCAALQGKVGEKASCGIYEWRPNPCRELEPGSHGCEKARVRHGLPPLPPVI, from the coding sequence ATGAGCGAGCCACATCCCTGTCTTTCGTGCGGTGCCTGCTGCGCGAGCTACCGCGTCGACTTCGCCGTCTACGAACTCGACGACATGGGCGGCCACGTGCCGGCCGGCCTGGCGGTCGAGGTGAACGGCAGCACCTGCCGCATGCGCGGCACCGACCACGTCCCCATCCGTTGCGCCGCGTTGCAGGGCAAGGTCGGCGAGAAGGCGTCCTGCGGCATCTACGAGTGGCGGCCGAATCCCTGCCGCGAGCTCGAGCCCGGCAGCCATGGCTGCGAGAAGGCGCGCGTGCGCCACGGGCTGCCGCCGTTGCCGCCGGTGATCTAG
- the kynB gene encoding arylformamidase produces the protein MEHLWDISPPVHAQSPVFPGDTQYAQQWSARIGPGCPVNVSSITTTPHVGAHADAPLHYDPHGEPIGAVDLGAYLGPCRVIHAIGRGPLVRWDDLAHATDGLPARVLVRTYERMPVDRWDPELAAFDAATIERLADAGVRLVGIDTASIDPAASKDLPSHQAVRRRGLRVLENLVLDDVPEGDYELIALPLKWMTADASPVRAVLRRP, from the coding sequence ATGGAGCACCTCTGGGACATCTCGCCGCCGGTGCATGCGCAGTCGCCGGTGTTCCCCGGCGACACGCAGTACGCGCAGCAATGGTCCGCGCGCATCGGCCCCGGCTGCCCGGTCAACGTGAGCAGCATCACCACCACGCCGCACGTGGGCGCCCATGCCGACGCCCCGCTGCACTACGACCCGCACGGTGAGCCGATCGGCGCCGTCGACCTCGGGGCCTACCTGGGTCCGTGCCGCGTGATCCACGCCATCGGCCGCGGCCCCCTGGTCCGGTGGGACGACCTGGCGCACGCCACCGACGGCCTGCCGGCGCGCGTGCTGGTGCGCACCTACGAGCGCATGCCGGTCGACCGCTGGGATCCGGAGCTGGCCGCCTTCGACGCCGCCACCATCGAGCGGCTGGCCGACGCCGGCGTGCGGCTGGTCGGCATCGACACGGCCAGCATCGACCCCGCCGCCAGCAAGGACCTGCCCAGCCACCAGGCGGTCCGCCGCCGCGGCCTGCGCGTGCTGGAGAACCTGGTGCTCGACGACGTGCCCGAAGGCGACTACGAACTCATCGCCCTGCCCCTCAAATGGATGACCGCCGACGCCTCGCCCGTGCGCGCCGTGCTGCGCCGGCCATGA
- the kynU gene encoding kynureninase — translation MTSLQDCRALDAVDPLRPLRDLFALPAGVIYLDGNSLGPLPRATAARVARAVQDEWGEGLIRSWNSAGWFELPARIGDRIAPWIGAAAGEVVATDTTSVNLYKVLSAALTLAAQDAPRRRVVVSERSNFPTDLYIAQALCRERGCELRLVEAEGIAAALDAGVAVLLLTHVNYRTGAMHAMADVTARAHAAGALAIWDLAHSAGAVPVDLHAADADFAIGCGYKYLNGGPGAPAFAWVHPRHADRFWQPLAGWWGHEAPFAFTPEYRPAPGIARYLCGTQPVLSMTALGCGLETLEASLPLGGMAALRRKSLALTDLFIALVEQRCAGAGLRLVTPRGHADRGSQVCLARDTGAYALVQALIARGVIGDYRAPDILRFGFTPLYLGFEDVWQAVEHLREVLATGEWQREEFNRQQAVT, via the coding sequence ATGACCAGCCTGCAGGACTGCCGCGCGCTCGACGCCGTCGACCCGCTGCGCCCCCTGCGCGACCTGTTCGCGCTGCCCGCGGGCGTGATCTACCTGGACGGCAACTCGCTCGGTCCCCTGCCCCGCGCCACGGCGGCCCGCGTCGCCCGCGCGGTGCAGGACGAATGGGGCGAGGGCCTGATCCGGTCCTGGAACAGCGCCGGCTGGTTCGAGCTGCCGGCCCGCATCGGCGACCGCATCGCGCCCTGGATCGGCGCGGCCGCCGGCGAGGTGGTGGCCACCGACACCACCTCGGTCAACCTGTACAAGGTGCTGAGCGCCGCCCTCACGCTGGCCGCCCAGGACGCGCCCAGGCGCCGGGTGGTGGTGAGCGAGCGCAGCAACTTCCCGACCGACCTGTACATCGCCCAGGCGCTGTGCCGCGAGCGCGGCTGCGAACTGCGCCTGGTCGAGGCGGAGGGGATCGCCGCCGCGCTGGACGCCGGCGTGGCCGTCCTGCTGCTGACGCACGTCAACTACCGCACCGGCGCCATGCACGCCATGGCCGACGTCACGGCCCGGGCCCACGCGGCCGGCGCGCTGGCCATCTGGGACCTGGCCCACAGCGCCGGCGCGGTGCCGGTGGACCTGCACGCGGCCGACGCCGACTTCGCCATCGGCTGCGGCTACAAGTACCTCAACGGCGGCCCGGGCGCACCGGCCTTCGCCTGGGTCCATCCGCGCCATGCCGACCGCTTCTGGCAACCGCTGGCCGGCTGGTGGGGCCACGAGGCGCCGTTCGCCTTCACGCCCGAGTACCGGCCGGCGCCGGGCATTGCGCGCTACCTGTGCGGCACGCAGCCGGTGCTGAGCATGACGGCGCTCGGCTGCGGCCTCGAGACGCTGGAGGCCAGCCTGCCGCTCGGCGGGATGGCGGCGCTGCGCCGCAAGTCGCTCGCGCTCACCGACCTGTTCATCGCGCTGGTGGAGCAGCGCTGCGCCGGTGCGGGCCTGCGCCTGGTGACGCCGCGCGGGCACGCCGACCGCGGCTCGCAGGTGTGCCTGGCCCGCGACACCGGGGCCTACGCGCTGGTGCAGGCGCTGATCGCGCGCGGCGTCATCGGCGACTACCGCGCGCCCGACATCCTGCGCTTCGGCTTCACGCCGCTGTACCTGGGCTTCGAGGACGTGTGGCAGGCGGTCGAGCACCTGCGCGAGGTGCTCGCAACCGGCGAGTGGCAGCGCGAGGAATTCAACCGCCAGCAGGCCGTGACATGA